The Scomber japonicus isolate fScoJap1 chromosome 9, fScoJap1.pri, whole genome shotgun sequence genome includes a region encoding these proteins:
- the LOC128364283 gene encoding actin filament-associated protein 1-like 2: MWVHNDRPGPPEIQQGPEVPPLPPGGLGSEDDEDTYEEAEPYLPSTTTTNADKTDSDSSHYESYGEEEDDEDLVKDRAHYLQWSASQPCLRPTPESRLCGYLWKRKWLGQWTKQLFIIRNDVLLCYKCARDLLPQLELSLRGCQLVYKTKTNRKIQHQLKLVLLGSETLVLGYNSFQQADEWRKVIEEVSVGGEVESRRSSCHIRSSQLLSCRSSTVLVESDEERPLTHSSLKKNKGFLNVLMNCQWQSLLCQVEAGLLNMFAEEDEDEEEDEEEGGEVRRERSPQYTVQLRGCEVRPGPDTDRSYRITLSMHGDQVAVLEVSSSGEKDRWLQLLRDGAAHQGHHDNSKAEHPGGALSGLQTRRFPTSNTYMDDPFHLGGTGRDPPIYSNTSILEHMLHSSQDSVRCSSISSRDSVTYSNTVFTTHNRKVGEMERSIQKLELTGKKGVQLRAGSEINLASAGKQNKRTSFRQSLAVCTERAQAGFLSPLLRRTASAKTSLRRAPSALFIEHGKVFERRKEWETKAAA; the protein is encoded by the exons ATGTGGGTCCATAATGACAGACCAGGTCCTCCTGAG ATCCAGCAGGGCCCCGAGgtgccccccctcccacccGGAGGCCTCGgcagtgaggatgatgaagatacCTACGAGGAAGCAGAACCTTACCTGCCGAGCACGACCACAACTAATGCAG ATAAGACGGACTCGGACAGCAGCCACTACGAGTCGtacggagaggaagaggatgatgaagatctGGTGAAGGACCGAGCTCACTACCTCCAGTGGAGCGCCTCTCAGCCCTGCCTGAGGCCCACGCCAGAGTCCCGCCTCTGTGGATACCTGTGGAAGAGGAAGTGGCTCGGACAGTGGACCAAACAGCTGTTCATCATCAGGAACGACGTGCTGCTG tgTTATAAATGTGCTCGGGACCTGCTGCCCCAGCTGGAGTTGAGTCTGCGTGGCTGTCAGCTTGTCTACAAGACGAAGACCAACAGGAAGATCCAACACCAGCTGAAACTGGTCCTGCTGGGCTCAGAGACGCTGGTGCTCGGATACAACAGCTTCCAGCAGGCCGACGAGTGGAGGAAG gtgataGAGGAGGTGAGTGTTGGAGGTGAGGTGGAGAGTCGGAGGTCGTCATGTCACATTAGATCAAGCCAGCTGCTGTCCTGCagg TCCAGTACAGTCCTGGTTGAGTCTGACGAGGAGAGACCTCTAACTCACTCCAGCCTCAAAAAGAACAAAG GCTTCCTGAACGTGCTGATGAACTGTCAGTGGCAGAGTTTACTGTGTCAGGTGGAGGCGGGACTCCTCAACATGTTcgcagaggaggatgaggacgaggaggaggatgaggaggagggaggggaggtgagGAGGGAACGGTCACCTCAGTACACCGTCCAGCTCCGAGGGTGTGAGGTCCGACCGGGTCCCGACACAGACCGCTCCTACAGGATCACACTGAGCATGCACGGAGACCAGGTGGCTGTTCTGGAG GTCAGTAGTTCAGGTGAAAAGGACCGATGGCTGCAGCTGCTGCGGGACGGAGCTGCCCATCAgggtcaccatgacaacagcaaAGCAGAGCACCCAGGTGGAGCTCTCAG CGGTCTGCAGACGAGGAGGTTTCCCACCTCCAACACCTACATGGACGACCCCTTCCACCTGGGAGGAACAGGCCGAGACCCGCCCATCTACTCCAACACCTCCATACTGGAGCACATG CTCCACAGCTCTCAGGATTCAGTTCGCTGCAGCTCCATATCGTCCAGAGACTCAGTGACCTACAGCAACACCGTCTTCACCACACACA ACAGGAAGGTGGGTGAGATGGAGCGAAGCATTCAAAAGCTGGAGCTGACTGGGAAGAAAGGGGTGCAGCTGAGGGCGGGGTCAGAGATAAACCTGGCGTCTGCCGGGAAGCAAAACAAACGCACCTCGTTCAGACAGTCGCTGGCCGTCTGCACTGAGCGCGCTCAG GCGGGTTTCCTAAGTCCTCTGCTGCGACGGACGGCCTCGGCTAAAACCTCTCTGAGACGAGCTCCTTCAGCGCTGTTCATCGAGCACGGAAAGGTTTTCGAGAGGAGGAAG GAATGGGAGACCAAAGCTGCT